In uncultured Methanobrevibacter sp., the DNA window TTTTCTTATTTTTCATGTTTTTATTTTTTTAATTAGATTGTGAATATGGTTGGAATGATGGATACTTCATTTATTTTAAATTCTATTTTTCATTTGAAGTGTCTTTATATTAATTTCAGCTTTATTTAAAGTCATGTTTTTTATTTTAACTATCAAAATTTTTAATCAAATCATTGATTTAATCAATTTTGAAACCGCATTCGCTGCAGGTTTTGCTTTGGAATTTTACAACTCCTCCGCACTCTGGACATAACCATTTTTCTCTGTCCTGAGCCATCATTCGGCCGATGCCTGTGGTTTTTATCCTTTTGGCACTGTCAAGTGTGTTTAAATCATGTCTTTTGACATATTTTTTTGAGTGCTTTTTCATCAGAGGGCAT includes these proteins:
- a CDS encoding DUF3795 domain-containing protein, encoding MKMPDEIDSKLLAPCGINCISCEKYQNPCAGCLISDDGKNKASLKCKIKTCFDSKNFSYCGRCSEFPCPLMKKHSKKYVKRHDLNTLDSAKRIKTTGIGRMMAQDREKWLCPECGGVVKFQSKTCSECGFKID